A genomic segment from Salmo trutta unplaced genomic scaffold, fSalTru1.1, whole genome shotgun sequence encodes:
- the LOC115187785 gene encoding neurofilament medium polypeptide-like has product MEGGPRKGSAKWWFCYCFLCCASLDVYDGPIIFNGRLRSDNENPEFIEDLHNIVDKRDSETDGHSWSDTRRSAIEVVDQEITANIDCTGSISVQSWNMEQAILSSDKEEPDTDQEEKERDSSPCLIVPPTAPLGITYIPVMLYDLEQEQQEEGEEEEKEEESQGENEQVEESGEETNFPAAGQE; this is encoded by the coding sequence ATGGAAGGAGGACCACGCAAAGGATCCGCCAAGTGGTGGTTCTGCTATTGTTTTCTGTGCTGTGCCTCCCTTGATGTGTACGACGGCCCAATCATCTTTAATGGAAGACTGCGATCAGACAATGAAAATCCAGAGTTTATTGAGGACCTGCACAACATTGTTGACAAGAGAGACTCTGAAACAGATGGCCATAGTTGGTCTGATACAAGAAGATCAGCCATAGAAGTAGTGGACCAAGAAATTACTGCAAACATTGACTGCACAGGTTCAATATCTGTTCAGTCATGGAACATGGAACAGGCCATCCTGTCCTCGGACAAGGAGGAACCAGACACAGaccaggaagagaaagagagagactcctCCCCTTGCTTGATAGTCCCGCCCACTGCCCCTCTGGGCATCACCTACATTCCTGTAATGCTTTACGACCTGGAACAAGAGcaacaggaggagggagaggaggaggagaaggaggaggagagccaGGGAGAGAATGAGCAGGTAGAGGAGAGTGGTGAGGAGACCAACTTCCCTGCTGCTGGTCAGGAGTGA